Below is a window of Georgenia soli DNA.
ATCTGCCACCCCGGCGGAGACCGCGACGACGACGTCAGGGCGCGTACCGGTGGGTGCATCGGTCCGGAGCTGCGGGAACAGCGACCGCAGCTGTGCCTCGGAGCGCTCCCGCCGCCGTCCGCCGACGTCGCGCGGGTGGTAGGGCCCGACGTCCCGCTCCCGCACGGCGGAGTCGTCCTCGAGCAGGATCGTCCCGATGCCTGCCTCGGCGAGATGCGTGGCGATGCGCATCCCTACCTGGCCCAGCCCGACGACGGCTACCGTGGCCGACGCGCGGCGTGCCATGAGGCCGGCGCCGTCACCGTCGGGGAGGAGGCGGGACCAGTAGGCCTCGTCCGGCGACTCCGCGGACCCCGGAGGGCGCGTGCGAGGGGCCGGGTCGAGCACCCCGGACCTCTCGAGCAGCGTGACCAGCTCGCGCACCCGTGCCACCGGCACCCCGGACGTCCGGCCCACCCGTACCAGGTCCGCCTCCGTCGGGTCGTGCCGCAGGTAGTCGAGGACGTTCTGCTCGCCCGGCGTGAGGTTCTCCAGGACGACGGCGCACCTCGGGTCGACACCTACCTGGCTCTCGCCCTTGCGCCGCCACAGCACTCGCAGTCCCGGACGTAGCCGCATCTCGCCCTCCGTCGTCGCCAGTTGGTGCGACGGACTCTGGCACGGTCAGCCCCGACCTCGCGCGGTCCATCCACAGGCTCGGGACCGGAGAGACACACGACCGGCGGCCGCCACCCAGAGGGCGGCGGACGGCCGGTGCCCGAGACATCTGCTCGAGCCGTCTGCTCAGTCGAGCCGTCTGCTCAGCGAGCCGGCTGATCGCCCTCGTCCGTGGGGTCGTCGGTCTCCGGATCCACGTCCGTGCCCGGCGTGTCAGTACCCGGCCTGTCCATACCAGGCGTCTCCGAGCCCGGCGCGTCCGTACCGGGCGTCTCCGAGCCAGGCGCACCGGCGGCCTCGGGGAGCGTGCCCCCCAGCAGGGCGGCGAGCGCCGCGTCGACGTCCTCCTCGGCGGCCCGGGCGGCACGCCGGGTGGCGACGAAGCTCTTCGGGTCGTCCAGCTCCTCCGGCGTCGGCATGAGGTCAGGGTGCGACCACAGCGCGTCCCGCTCGGCGGTGCCGCGCTCCGCGCCCAGGGACGCCCACAGCGTCGCTGCCTCCCGGAGGCGACGCGGTCGCAGCTCGAGGCCGACGAGCGTGGCGAACGTCTGCTCGGCCGGTCCGCCGGTCGCCCGGCGTCGGCGCAGCATCTCGCGCAGGGGGACGGCGTGCGGCAGGTGCGGCGCGACCGCCTGGGCGGTGACCTCCTCCACCCAGCCCTCGACGAGCGCGAGGGCGGTCTCCAGCCGGACGAGCGCGGCCTTCTGCGCGGGGGACTGCTCGAGGGCGAACACGCCACCCGAGAACGCCTCCCGCAGCTGCTCCGGGTCGGTGGGGTCGATCCCGCGGACCGCCTCCTCCATCGCCTCGGTGTCGATCGTGATCTCCCGGGCGTACGCCTCGACGATGCCCAGCAGGTGCGCCCGCAGCCACGGCACGTGGGCGAAGAGCCGCGCGTGCGCGACCTC
It encodes the following:
- a CDS encoding ThiF family adenylyltransferase — translated: MRLRPGLRVLWRRKGESQVGVDPRCAVVLENLTPGEQNVLDYLRHDPTEADLVRVGRTSGVPVARVRELVTLLERSGVLDPAPRTRPPGSAESPDEAYWSRLLPDGDGAGLMARRASATVAVVGLGQVGMRIATHLAEAGIGTILLEDDSAVRERDVGPYHPRDVGGRRRERSEAQLRSLFPQLRTDAPTGTRPDVVVAVSAGVADPVKLLPLLREDVVHLPVVAGDVDVAVGPLVVPGRSPCTRCLDLHRTDADPAWPALATQLRASPSPPVSSHLAQLGSAVAANQVLAQVDGRELVADGTSIEVGGLSPLPLVRPWTVHPACGCSGVGQEDIARPQPAPSRPGAAGASSTEREPSTEERELAAIGTS